In Dehalococcoidia bacterium, the genomic stretch GAAGCTACGTCCCTACGATCGGGTCGATGGCGGCTGCGTGGGTTCCTGATGACCGCACAGTTGCAGGGTGACGATGGAGCTAGATCTCGTTTAACTCGTCCAGGAATGGGAGTTCGGAGAAGAAGCGATTGAAGATCGTTGCCTCGTCGAGGAAGATCAGGGCGCCGACGAAGATGATCATCACGCCGGTGACGACTTCGACGATGGGCAGGACGCCGCGGATGCGGCGGAAGAAGCGGGTCATCGGCACGACGGCGAGTCCCGTGATGATGAAGGGCACGCCGAGGCCCAGCGAGTACACGAGCAGCAGGTAGAACCCCTGGGCGACGTCGCCGGTGGCCGCGGAGAGCGTGAGGATCGCGCCGAGCACGGGGCCGAGGCACGGCGTCCAGCCGATCGCGAACGCGGATCCGACGCCGAACGACTTCGCGTAGTCAATGCCGGCCCAGCCGCCGCCGCCCATGCTCATCGTCGCGCTGCCACCGCCCGATGGCGCGCCGGCGGGCGCGGAGGCCGTCGCGAACTGCATGGAGTACGTCCGATAGAGGAACGGGATACGGATGACGCCGATCAGGTTGAGGCCGAGCACGATCAGCACCACGCCCGCGACGCGCTCGAGCGTGCGCTGATGGTCGCGCACGAAGTTCGCGTGCTCGGAGCCGAACAATACGCCGAGCAGGCCCGCCGACGCGCCGAGCAGCGAGAAGGCCGCCGTGAAGCCGAGCACGAACGTCGCCGCGTGCGTGACGGTCCTCCGGCGCTGCGATGCTCCGGGCTCAAGCGTCGCGGTGGTGCCGGTGAGGTGCGCGAGGTACACGGGCACGAGCGGCAGCACGCACGGCGAAAGGAACGACAGCAGTCCGGCGGCGAACGCGAACGCGAACCCCCACGGCCCGGTGAGATAGTCGACCCAACCCTCGGTCATGGTTTCCTAATCAAACGGCGACTTCTCGTCCGCCGGGATGCCGAGCAGGGCGAGACGCGCCGCGTCGTACTTCTCTTTCGCGCGAGCTTCGCGGTTGAGCAGCCCCTTCATCTGGTCGCCCTCGGGCGTGCGGGAGCCGTCGATGAACACCTCGTGGAGGGCCTGCAGCTTCTTCTGCCAGTCGTCATACGCCTCGAGGTACGCTTTGCGACGATCTTCGCTCGCCTGCATGTCTGTCGTGCTCCGCCATGCGCTGGAATGCTAACTGCACCACGATCGCGGGCTGAAAGCCCGCGCCACGGGCAGTTCCCGCGTCACAGGCAATTCCCGCGCCACGGGCAGCTGGGCCGGACTGCCCCCGCGAGGTTCGACGATCCAGCGTACCGCGGCGCGATCCGCTAACGCACCACGAAGATGCCGACGCCGACCACCGCAAATCCGAGGATGGCGGCGAGCATGGCGACGAGCGTGATCAGCGGCTCGACCTGCTCGCGCGGCGGGCCAAAGCCGCCCTGCCCCAGCGACATGACGGCGCCTGGCTCACCAGCCGCGTCCACGCCCGGCGTGAGGCAGACATCGGGGACGGGCAGTTCCGCAAGGAGAGCAGGCCGCGAGACCTCGCCTGTAGGGGCGTGGATGTATCCGACGATCGCCAGGCTGCCGCCCTGGCACGCTTCCTGCAGTGAAACTTCGAACGCGATGGACACATCGACCGCGGCAGGTGACGGGGGATCGTTGTGGAGCGTGGTCAGATGGAACTTCTCGCCGAATACCTCCTCGCCGAGCAGCGGCTCCACGCGCGCGTAAGCATCCGGTATGGACATATGGTCGAACAGCGCGATGTCGGCAGTGAACGTGTCGATCTCGCGCGCGGCGTCATTCGCGGTCAGGAGCGCCTGGAAGCGACGCGGGTCGTCGGTGTTCTGGCTGAGTTGGAGGCGCATCGTCACGGGCGGCGGCGCATCGTCCGGCTCGATGACGACGAGCTGTCGCGCGAGTTCGCGTCCATCGCCGGGGAGGAAGAGCCGCGCTACGGCGCCGCTCGGCTGCTGCGGCACTCGCACGATCACGTCCAGGTCGAGTACGCGCTCCTCGCCCGGTGCGAGGTCGCCGATGGTGTAGACGATCTGGCCGCCGTCCACGTCGAACGGAGCGCCGTCGAGGCGGCCGCCGAAGAAGTAGAACCGATCAGGCGGCGGCAGGTTGGCGGCCGGTTCGAAGTTGAATCGGACGTCACGGAGCGGGTCGCTGCCGGTGTTGGTCGCGACGGCCCGGCAGCGGAGCAGCGTGTCGACGCCGCTGGGGGCGCGCGGCGGATCGCAGGTGTACTCCAACGTCGCGGCCTGCTCCTGAGCGCCGGCCTGCAGCACAAACGAGGCTCCGGCGGCGACGGCGGTGCCCGCGAGGGCCAGGACGATCAACAGCGTACGCATGGCGTGTACCTCCTCTTCCGATCGCAGCATCGTCTCTGCGCGCGCCGCCGCACTCGACGCGCGACCGGCGGATGGATGGCGCTTCGCCTACGCGACCGAAACGGCAGCTTCACCTACAATGCCCGCGCACGAGAGGAGTCACGCATGGCTGACGCGCCGCGGATCGACTGGGACGCCATCACGTCAGAGGCGGCCCAACTGCTCTCCGACTTCATCCGCATCGACACGTCGAATCCGCCGGGGCGCGAAAAGGCGGCATGCGACTGGCTGGCGGATATCTTCCGGCGCGAGGGCATCGACGACGTGGCGTTCTACGACGCGTCGGACGGGAGCGAGCACGGCGCCGAGCGGATGAACATGACGGCGCGGCTTTCCGGGAGCGGCGGCAAGCGCCCCCTCGTGCTCCTGAGCCATACGGACGTCGTGCCGGTGGAGCGCCAGTACTGGGACTTCGAGCCCTTTTCGGGGGCCGTCGTCGATGGCGTGATCTACGGGCGCGGGGCGCTGGACATGAAGTCCATGGGCATCATGGAACTGATGGCGATGCTGATCATCAAGCGGAATGGTCTACTGCACAGCCGCGACATCGTCTACATGGCGCTGGCCGACGAAGAGGCCG encodes the following:
- a CDS encoding cytochrome c biogenesis protein CcdA, coding for MTEGWVDYLTGPWGFAFAFAAGLLSFLSPCVLPLVPVYLAHLTGTTATLEPGASQRRRTVTHAATFVLGFTAAFSLLGASAGLLGVLFGSEHANFVRDHQRTLERVAGVVLIVLGLNLIGVIRIPFLYRTYSMQFATASAPAGAPSGGGSATMSMGGGGWAGIDYAKSFGVGSAFAIGWTPCLGPVLGAILTLSAATGDVAQGFYLLLVYSLGLGVPFIITGLAVVPMTRFFRRIRGVLPIVEVVTGVMIIFVGALIFLDEATIFNRFFSELPFLDELNEI